AAACTATGAAAAGGCTGGGtatatttaaatttttatgATAGATAGGTCACACCAGAGAACTTAAACTTGAGACAGGGAGGAAATTCAAGATGATAACATTGGCCTCCAAGCCTCCACTATTTGGTAAGTCTGCGCGCATGCATTCATTGACCATTTGAAGGTTCCTTCACTTAAGACCATTTCATAACACAATGGCTGACCATAGCTGTATTGTATCCTACCCAGTGTCTGTCTTTGCGGGAAGAGTTCACATCAAGGAAAGCGTACGCTTTTAAACAAAGTGTGATTAGATCATAAAAATGACTGAGTCCGGAGGTTGTGTGGTCGGCTCCGTGAAGTGTTTCTTCCGGTATTCTGGTTTTTCAGTCATCAAAAAAACCAAGGCTTTAAATTCTATTTGCATGAGTTGATTTGATAACTGGTGTTCTTGTCAGATACCTTTAATCATGTTAACATACACTCTGGAGATATTATGATTACGATTGTGATGAAAGTAGTAGGGAAGAAAAATCTGGCCCAGTCAAGAAAACATTAGACGTCAACGTTCTTTCATTCATTATGCATTACCATGTGATCTGAAGCCTTACAAAAGCAACCAAAGGAAACATAGGGAGATGGGCCATAGCCCTTAAAGCGGCCCACCCCCCAGGCTCCACCCTCTGCCCCACCCGGGCCACGACGAAATCATGCCAACATTGTCAGAGGGTGACgcttccttgtttttttttctagaaatTCCAGATTTTTTGAGGGGAAGCGAATGCAAACACATCATTAATTTGGCTAACAGCGTTGGTCTCCGCGGAAGTGATCTTCACCTTGATAAGGACCTTGACCAACGCAAGGAATTTCTGCGAGGTACATGTCTATCAGCTTTGAAACTAACACCGAAGGCCATGGGAAATCGCCATGTGCACAACCAGCAAGTTATGGCAATATTGACATATTCGAACTCGTTCTTATTCTTATATGCAAGGAGTTCATTtcaacacttatttacaacggatTGTCGAAGATTTTTTGcgaagtgggctgtaaatgctTCATCTAGCATCGTTCTCTCTTTCAGGACATGCAAGTGGTAGGGCCGGGGACTTTGCTAACTGGGACAAGAATAGAGATGGAAGCATAAGAAGAGACGAAGTGAGTGAGTGTATCCCCGTGACGATGATGTATTTAATGACCGCGTTCTGACCAGACTGTGAAAACAGTATGAATTACTCATATCACTGAGTCTGAACAAGTGAATTAGAAACTAGAGCTGCCaatcataaagaaaaaaaacatgatcTAGTATCAAATGGAAATCGAAAGGTAGTAAGTAGTAGTCTTTTATTTACACCAGCTTATTGAAGTCACATCCATGGTGACGAATTTCTCTTTCTGAGACCAAAATGAGCGCTAACGAACAATTAAAGACCAGTTACTGCGAGTGCATCAAGGCTTGTTGGTAGCCGAGGCTCTGGAAACGGAAAGGGAGCAGTGGAGGTTACACTCATAACAGCCAAACATCATCTTTCGAGCCAAATAAcgtttttgtcttgttaattatCTGCAGGTTATTGAATTTGCGGAATCGTATAAATTTCTGTATCTTGACCCAATGGAGGTGGATGACATGTGAGTATTTGAGACCGTTTTTCCCATCCGCTTCTAAAGTCCAATGGTTTGGTCGGCCTCACCTTGGGATATCACGGTGTGTTCCTTTTCCTCAAAAAAATTTCTTGTGTTTCCGTGTTCATATCAATTTTAATAATTTGAGCTATACTTGGACCCCTATAAAGGCTTTATGTTAACTTCCCTCACTCCAAAGAAATTTACTCTTGGTTAACATACCTAGCTCGTTGCACAAGCCCCTAAAGTTGCTTTCTCGGCTCATTCTTGTTTACTGGTTTTAGGATAATCAAGTTGAACTTAACGGAATTTGATGACGGTAAGTCGAATTTCCCAGCACACTAACTAAAGAGAAGATATTATTGAAATCTCAGtaagaaacaatgaaatgaACTGGATGCATATACTGGCAAAGTGATACTGTGACCCGCCATTGGAACGTAGATCGAGAAAGATTTTCAGGTTTCAAAAGTACGAAGGTCTACAAAGTACAGCGGAGAGGAGTGTCAGGCGGACACGTCGTAAGGCAAAATGATAGTATGTAAAGAACTTAAGATAAAGCCATTTACTACCTAATATCAAGCCTTCAAACGGTAATTTCTTCCCGCTACGTTGCTTATCGAAAAAAAagaggtaggtaggtaggtagaaGGCCTGTAGAAATGATTAAATGTTGGTTCACGGTCAGACAAGGTCTCCCGGATATCGATAAAAGAGAGACAACAGAGGCAATAAGTGTGAGACCAGTTTGAGTGTCCCATATCATCATCTCAACCTGTCATGGAGGCTCGCTATCTTTTTTCCCCAAGCTTCATTGATTTTTAAGGATCCTCCCGCGCAAAAAAATGATCCAACTACATCTTTTTGTGACTCACTCATTGCAACTAAGGCTTGAGAGTTCTCCTGCACCTTTCGCAGATTACGTGACCCTTCAGGAATTTTCAACGTTACCAACCGCTGCTATGGATGAATACATGAATGACATTAAGGAAAAACACCCAGCACACAGAGAGAGGTTTAGCCAGCAGGCTTGGTTGCTGCAAGGGAAGACCGCTGATGACGTTTTGAAGAGACTAAGAAAGAGGTGAGAGTACCGCCGTTTATCCGGAGTGTCAATGAGCCATAATCACACTGCGGCCAtcttgagtcccgagggattgagaACTTATgtttttgaccaatgaaacctcgttcccaaacatttcaactcgaggctcggggtacgaaatctattgtctatggccaatatggcagccgcgcgaataaggcccatggAATTGACAATTTTTAAAAGATTGTTATAAGTTACCTCGACAGCTCAATAGTGGATTTTCATACTGAAAATTCAATTTCACGAGAGATAAAAATTAGTTATTTGCATTAAGAGAGACGACTGGAATATCCTTTGCTTTTTCATCAGGGAGGTCCCTTCCAGAAGAAAACAGAtaatacatatatgttattcaccggccgggaggtccgtattgggaaaaactgtgcccgaggtcttgagtacggccgcGGTTACCGTGACCGTGGTCAGgggataggaaaatactgcccgctcccggaaccaatcagattgcaggattctcaggataccgcccgctcacgatcaaagaaataaatacaaaGGATTGCTCGGTTATATTTCACCAGGTTAATTTAACCCTGGGAGCGTAGGCAACTACATGTAGTCTATTGTGCAACATGGCCTTGTTTTTACTGGATGAAAAAGGCTCACAGGCAAGCTCTTCTCTGACTCTTTCTATTCCTTGTGTTAACAGAGTGGCCAAGTTGACAAGACTTTCAGATAGAATCGTAAGAGGAGGAGAACCTCTTCAGGCATGTCATTTAATTCACAATCTCAAGTAAAGTGCACGAGGTAGTAGTGATCAGGAACACCTCTGCTTTGGAAAAGGGAGTACCCACGgtcatttaaaggggctaggtcacgctattttaggtaattttgtttaatttttttaattatgagctctaaacgtcatattggcagagcaagagtctttcatttgcaaaatcacggccacatgacaactgagaatgattttcaagctttgtaaatgacattttgatatagactgatataaatttgaaaaaaggtgggccgacgtttttcaaatttacccaaactcaatccatttcaatcctccccagttttgcccatccatgtcccttcttggcttccctgtgttttgttagagttcttctatagttttgaacagttattttgatattttagttaattctaggaccattcgatcagtgctgaaaatgcctaaaatagcgtgacctagcccctttaagcttagTGCTCAGGATGTTCCGATACAAGATCATTCTGCTTAAGGTTGCTTGAATCGACGACTGGTCAAGAAAAGATGGCACAACGACAAATATTGGTTGTCATAAAAGAATTAAAATCAGTAGAGCatatttacaacaaaatcaaTACTCACGCCGTTGCCTATACTTTCTTTTCGAATCCAAATGATGGATGCTACTTAAAGGCCGAAGGGAGAAGGGATAGACCAAATCGGCGAACTCAATGCTATaaccaattcaaaccctttgggaataaaacgtttcgtTCCAGGTATTCCCATATCATTAATATTACAATTCAGgtacaacacacaaagaatcaaCCCCGGGAGTTTTGAATTGAGTAAAACATTTTATACccgcacaaatcccataatacacctcttttacttccctccccccccttccccccacctGTAATTACGTGGAGAAGCGTGAAAAGTTTtggacttcaacgaggttttgaacccgtgacctcgcgatgccggttcGACGctataaccaactgagctatgaagccactgatgttgggagctggtcattgtgggttcaaatgttctcgtgatgaatgaatcaacgatgaaatgatatgaaataaatcatataataatcataatctCCATGCAATTGTATAAAAATTGCCgccataactgcgatgatcataaGTCTCTGCTTAAAGGCCGGCGCTGACCATggctccggtttccgtagcatgaagcgactaggagtgtttctactcccccctggatgggatgctagtccattgcagggttacccccagcatttcgccggtaccatttatacacctgggtagagagaggcaccgtgggaggaAAGTGCCTTGCCCaataacacaacacaatgtccccggccaggacccgaacccggacaactCGATCCGGAATCGAGCACTCAAACCATGGGGCCATCGCGCCACccactgcgaggatcatagctccacATGAAAAGCCGGACTAACTCTCGAAACCTTAGTTCACAAAGATCtccataaaataattattttcaaatagGCTAGATAAtgagccatttccgagttgctgttagtctcggtttcgaagtgagtcttggtgctcaagtattgtaagggaaatgagtttgatttgcataagaatacgcaactcatttacatttgaatggttgtgcaccaggactcgttttgaaactgagacatgcagcaactcggaaatgggctattcaaaACAAGTATACTGAGAAACCACAGCTAGCACGTGCCAACCAGTAGGCTGAAGGTAAAGGTAACCCTAACCCCAACCCCTCGGAAATAGCCTTCTGGTTGGCACTGCTTAGCGGAGGTTTCTCAGCATATCTAGCCTTCCGGTTTTCTCATTTAAGTAAAACGCACGCGCTCATATCCATAAAGAAAGTGTGTGATCACCATTCTTTCATCATTaccaccaccatcatcatcacctaactttgttataaaataattatgatagtacgcgcactctcattggtcaatagctgtgttcaGATGAAAGTTAGCAACACGGCTGTGAAATcacacggattttgattggttatgtattatcagatgcgcgttttgattggtagGAAATAttagcgtgtgtcaagaaaatctgtttcaatcaagaagtaaaaaaaaaacagcatttttcttcatttgttgaattattttttaaGACATATTTTATAAAGAACCTCggagagttgggagaattctcgacagttatatgcaaacccgagacgcactcgaattctcccaactccccctcgtgtttagatgaggtgatggaaacacggaaaacgttctCTTCTGCTTAAATGGCATTCATCTCATTTCAGGTTGTGAAGTATGAAGCGAATGGCCATTACAATGCACACTATGACAGTCAGTATCAGGCCAATATGTCACATGTCAAGTGCTGTCATTTGGACTTGTCTCTGTTGCCAAACTGTAGAGTCTGCAGGTATTATTCTACACAACTGTCTTCTCAACGTATTTTGAACTTGTAAATTGTCGATTTGTGGACTTTGATGAACCACATGTCAAGACACCAAAGGTGATCAGATGATTTGCAACCattctttaaataaaataagatGGTGCTGTGGCTCGCATCCAACTTCCCTGTCACCATTCCCACtgtatcatcaccatcatcatcatcgtcaccaTGAACGTCACCTCAACCACCAACACCAGCGCAATCATCGTTATATCACCGTCGTTGTAGTCACCCAGTCAGCGTCGCGTTAGCATTAccgcgcctttcaataacatgtgGACTCTTAAATttaaaggtcaaccgacaaatgcgtttttcgctaccgtcaatcaaatgttcggcggctcctccaaGCTTCCGACTATTGTCGAGCGtgcagtaatcaaatcacatcgttgaCAACAGTTCAGACAACATAGTCGGAAGCggggaggagccgccgaacatttgattgacggtagcgaaaaacgcatttgtcgattgagctttgaattttagagtccgcatgtttattgaaaggcgcagtaacaTATCTGAATGGCACTTGATTTATTATATTAATACGCATTGTCTTGTTGTGACGATAGATGATTACCTGATACAAAGTTAATGTTCTGTCCTTTTCTCTAGATACGCCACTATCTTGTACTATCTGAATGACGTGGAAGACGGCGGGGAAACAGCGTTCCCTGTAGTGGATAAGCCTAAATTTGATAAAAAGGTTTGTTCAGATTGCAGACCCACTTCGTTGTTATCAGCAAAACGgtattttaccaaaaaaaaaaaacaaaaaaaacgaaCACATCACCAAATAGTCGAAAGCAAAACGGCATTGGTTAACATGTTAATAGTGACAATCACTGATACACTGATGGGGTCTATGCTATGTCAAAAACTCAACATGATAGAGGTGAGGCGCTTATCACACTCCTTCGAAATGTTGTAATTCTAAATTCCCGTTATTATAGAATAAAGAACGTGCCAAACTCAAAACACATTATTTTCTGTCAGTAAAAAAATATGAACAAAGTTGACAAGCTTTCACTATCGTTTCAGCCGTAACGTTGCTGGCAAAGGCTGTTATAATACATAAAAACTGAGTATGGGATATTCCGCCTTCTTTGCGACAGCTTTGTTTGGGGAATATCAGAAATCTGTCCAAatccacgttttttttttcttttctccaggCATACATCGAATCGATGAGCGAAGACAAGTTTAACTTAATGCAGTACTGTTACGATGGCAACCTGGTTGTAGCACCCAAACGAGGCAAGGCTATTCTGTGGTACAACCACTTCGTAGATGAAGAAACAGGTTGGATGGGAGAAATGGACGAATATGCTCTGCATGGCGGCTGTGGGTTGTGGTCTGGGGTCAAGTGGATCGCCAACAATTGGATCACGTCAGCTGATGCCCGGTGGGCTCACTACAAAAGCGATCATGACGTTTAATTAACGCTAATGCGATTTGTAAGGAAACGAGAAAAAATCGGCAGCTAATCAAGATGGAAAAGACTACAGATCTAACATACCTATCTATTGACTGTTCTCGTTCagtaggtggtttgcaaccaatctctagagacacacaACAGTCCTGCAATGTATAAtggctggtggacgaacaaaacgagctaataagagatcttttgttttcgtccaccaacatggtggcgatgacaccataatactctttatttGCCCTGTTTTTTCGCTCTTCACAAACGTTACAAATGCCATGCATACTGCCTTGGCGAAACCTAGGTGTTTGCACAAAATATAATCTATTTCCAGAGCAGGGTTGCTTTGGTACACACGAGTGGCCACCGTAAAAATCTTGTGCACAGGTTCTAAATGCCCATCCTAGGGACCAATCGGTTACGACCAAATCGCCAGAACAACTGTGTAGCGCGCTGTATCAGTCACTTGCTCTGAGAGCGTCTTTCTCATCCATGAACTTTATTGGAAAGTGAACAAAATCGACTAAATTCTTTAACTGACAATATTGGCCAGAGCTCCCTTAAGTTGCGGGAATTTAAACTTGTATCCCAGCTCTAGTGTCCGTTTAGGAATGACCTTCTGCCCTTCCAACAGCAGCTTTGCTCGCTCGTTGCCATATATTAAATTGAACACAAACGACGGTGCTGGTATGACAGCGGGTCTCCACAGTGCGCGTGCGTACTCTTTAGTAAAACCTTCGTTCGTTACGATTTCTGGTGCCACTCCATTCAATACACCAGCCACATGTTCGTTGTCTAACGCATGGGTAATAATTCCTGTCATGTCATCCAGGTGAATCCAGGGAAAATATTGCTTACCGCTTCCTATAACACCTGGGAAAGCACAAAATTGGTGAGAACAAGTTGCTTGCAATTGGTCTTAGTTTTAataaaggcctgtccaaacggtaaatgttttacggtaaaacatgctaaaacattgttgtttggcaaaacatttttccgtttggccaccttgttttgtgctgtttaaacatgtttcaacatgttttaacgtgttgggtaagatttgaactctgtcaaacattcgataaaacatgttaaaacatttcttttgttctcgtgtttggtcagcgatgttttgcgcgtttggacagatgcttaaaacatgtttgatgcgcgcatgcgtgttgactctattaggttgtttgtatccatggatacggtgtcgcgtcacgcgctcatttctctcaagatggcgaacgaagaggacgttttagtcgatcTGTCAGAAAATGTTATCGAAGATAAGTCTACACCAAAGcggaaattaaataaagttaggacaaggagatggactgacgaagagacggacattcttatcgatatgtttgaggaaagcgccTGTCTATGGGACATATTTAGCAAAGACTATCAGATGAAGCATAAGTGTGACAAAGCTTATGAGAAAATTCAGGAAGAACTGGACATACCGATTACCGAGATAAAGAGCAAGATAATTGGCCTGCGTTCGCAGCTTAGTCGTGAAGTtgctaaaacaaaccaaaatgataaaacatgttttaagatgttttatgccgtttggccactctgtaaaacatcggcatgttttaacctaaaacatgtttaaacatgttttacggtaaaacatttaccgtttggacaggcctttaaGAATATCTTATTGAAAGAGTACAGTTCGGAGGATATTCTGGTGATATTTCTAGAGATAAGTGATAAGGAATGTGCAACTCATCTCTTCGGCATTTGTCGGGACACTTCTGAAACCGGGACGGCACCAGCTTCGCACAGAGGGCAAGGCGAAGCACAACTAGACGCTGGGTACCTTATGTAGGATCCAGTTTGTACTTATCGCGGGCCTACAGAATTGCCCATAATAGTCTCGGACAGTTTTTTcttgccatgtgcttttgaaACCTGGAAATTTGTGTGGAAGTTGCTTTGCAAATTTCTCTTGTGCGCTGGTTATATCTCGGAAATCTCCTACTGTATGAGGTACCTATATATCgtgttttgcatttatttgcttTCATTTATTTCGAACTATTTCGTTCAGTAACATTTCAGTCATCGCTATTTCCGTTTTTGTTTTAGAACCGCGCGCTTTGTAATGTTTGTTTATGGTTTCCTGAGTGTGTATCTCATCAGTTGGCATTAAACCGCTATAAGCTAAACTGGAGCTTATACCTTACGAGATGTAACCACCTCAGGCCAGACCACAAAATTGGGAATTCTATACCTTACTCTTTGGGAACACTGTGTGTGTTCTTCCCTCAGAATTTAAACCAACGCTCCATTTTTAGCACCAGAGCCAAAGCCGAAAGCGCCCTTCCTGTGACGCCTAGTACTCGTGACCTTTAAGACATCCGGTCACAGCGATTGTATTCCGTTTCCTCTCGATgaatgcttttgttttttttctcgactcctattttattttattttattttttttttggcgtccACTGAATTAAAGGAAACTCTCAACTTTTGTTTTACAATGTATCTCTTTTGATGCATTTCATAATTTCCGACAGGCCATTTTAagtttttccagtatttttaaGCATCAATATAATGTTTATTTTCGTATTCCCGGCGGAACACCAGAGTTAAGGGAGGATTTTATTATGATCGGCACTTAACTTTAAAATGGCCTACTGGCTAAGAGTCTCCGGTAGATCAGTATTCAGTACCGTTGATCTGCTTTCCGAGTAAGCCTGACTTAAAAGTTGGGCCTTACAGTCGACAATTTTGATAGTCGATTAAAACCGATGACACTATTTTTATGATTACCGACTCTGACCGAATTTCAATCGACCATTTTCGAATACCAAATAACGATGTACACTATGGCTGGAGACGTTGGTTGTTGAGGTGGAATGAGCTGTTTCAAGATATTATTGCGTAGATTTTTTCTGAATGGTTTAGGAACAACAGGCGACAGAAACTACCTCTTTCTTCCTTCAGCAAAAAGGAACTATCTCTTTCTTCAGTCCGTCACAAGAAACGGTGTCTGACACTTGTAGACTGTAGACTAACCcaaaatcacagttattgaaagctaaccgtttaaaaatattattggatgcttagacttaaatactgtttatcagcgccaTTTGAAACGGGTACTTAGACTTAAATCCgatttatcagcgctatttgtaagCAGTCTGCAGTCTTCGGTCTGCAATTGTCACACACCTCACAAGAAACGTAGCTGAGGGCACGGCAGATCGGCAGGGTTATGTTTAGTGGTGCAGCTCGATGACCAGCCGAAGTAAACATTCAATTCTACATTGAGTAACAAACCTCTTGGTTGTTCAGTGTTccgtttaattttatttccaaacagatttattttgaagttgtctAAACTTACATCCTCTCCTACTGATTACCTTGTCGATTGCCAATTACTGTCAAAGCTTTCGATGATATTTCGATCGGCCAGTCGACACCTGAGTCAACAGATAGACAATACTTAAAATTTATGTCCATAAATGGAGCGAATATAACGCACGCCATAGTTGactttataaatataaataatctGCGGGGCTcctaaaataattttatgcatTAATTTTCACTCACCACAAAATAATCAATCTCTTCACAATTTCTCGTTGTATCACGCTAAACTCAGGCTGAGCCAGTTCTCGGAATTCACGAATTCTACACTCTGAACTTGAAAAACATATTCACAACTTCTTATCTTCACGTGACTTCTTCCCGCCACTTTTTAATTATGTAATGTATGCTTATAATTTAT
The Montipora capricornis isolate CH-2021 chromosome 10, ASM3666992v2, whole genome shotgun sequence genome window above contains:
- the LOC138022107 gene encoding transmembrane prolyl 4-hydroxylase-like gives rise to the protein MHMFLTYVVVTFVVTLRQAMLISCDSQKRHDKSCENGVCFREEDQGPCKPVDDEPRLFRWDPIKIGHTRELKLETGRKFKMITLASKPPLFEIPDFLRGSECKHIINLANSVGLRGSDLHLDKDLDQRKEFLRGHASGRAGDFANWDKNRDGSIRRDEVIEFAESYKFLYLDPMEVDDMIIKLNLTEFDDDYVTLQEFSTLPTAAMDEYMNDIKEKHPAHRERFSQQAWLLQGKTADDVLKRLRKRVAKLTRLSDRIVRGGEPLQVVKYEANGHYNAHYDSQYQANMSHVKCCHLDLSLLPNCRVCRYATILYYLNDVEDGGETAFPVVDKPKFDKKAYIESMSEDKFNLMQYCYDGNLVVAPKRGKAILWYNHFVDEETGWMGEMDEYALHGGCGLWSGVKWIANNWITSADARWAHYKSDHDV